The following proteins are encoded in a genomic region of Sorangiineae bacterium MSr12523:
- a CDS encoding AarF/UbiB family protein, with protein sequence MIGVVSAIRDLGRLREISTVLVRHGFGEIVARAGFGGGKKRSREDAALSDGNGAGQVGQLGQGAQLAEGTAEEIPDAERLRGEEERTRISTAERARLVLQDLGPSFIKLGQIISTRGDILPEELITELKKLQDEVPPIPFSEIKTAIETSLSAPLETLFVSFDERPLATASIGQVHRAVLETTENGITRNVDVVVKVQRPGVAATVARDLELLHIMAAAIERAIPETRIYSPIGLVQQFDRSITNELNYMVEADNAERFAQNFASKPIARFPRVYKHVSSKTVLTLEFFDGRKVDKAVADGFDGPRIAKEALAVVIKMAFEDGFFHADPHPGNVIVMGTPEQPIIGLIDVGMVGRLSPELRDYTVDLMVAAYRKDSYGVADALYKIGRPTKKVDMREYRAEAAMLAEKYLGRPLREIEMSAMIRDLVQGAMKYGIEIPTDFMLVGKALMTIEGIGKQLDPDLDVFGSAGPHFIEILRLRYSPQKLGSELLRGVGQLSRTGYDMPMQVGEVLEDLRLGRLALRTLDPELPRATDRLGRRIFTGAILAALITSGTLLLSHGVHEVLAQAMLVVAGVVWLGHTVLDLWRGPKKL encoded by the coding sequence GTGATCGGCGTCGTCTCCGCTATCCGCGATTTGGGCCGTCTGCGCGAGATCTCCACCGTGCTCGTGCGCCACGGCTTCGGCGAAATCGTTGCACGCGCCGGCTTCGGCGGGGGCAAAAAGCGCTCGCGCGAAGACGCGGCGCTCTCCGATGGGAACGGCGCCGGTCAAGTGGGGCAACTAGGGCAGGGGGCGCAACTTGCCGAGGGCACCGCGGAAGAGATCCCCGATGCCGAACGGCTCCGCGGCGAGGAGGAGAGAACGCGCATCTCCACCGCAGAGCGCGCCCGCCTCGTGCTGCAGGACCTGGGCCCCTCCTTCATCAAGCTGGGGCAGATCATCTCCACCCGCGGCGACATCCTCCCGGAGGAGCTCATCACGGAGCTGAAGAAGCTTCAGGACGAAGTTCCTCCCATCCCGTTCTCGGAGATCAAAACCGCCATCGAGACCAGCCTTTCGGCGCCGCTCGAGACCCTCTTCGTCTCCTTCGACGAACGGCCGCTCGCCACCGCATCCATCGGGCAGGTGCACCGCGCGGTTCTCGAGACCACGGAAAACGGCATCACCCGCAACGTGGACGTCGTCGTCAAAGTCCAGCGCCCGGGTGTCGCCGCCACCGTGGCACGCGATCTCGAGCTGCTCCACATCATGGCCGCCGCCATCGAGCGCGCCATCCCCGAGACGCGCATCTATTCGCCCATCGGCTTGGTGCAACAGTTCGATCGCTCGATCACCAACGAGCTCAATTACATGGTGGAGGCGGACAACGCGGAGCGCTTCGCGCAGAACTTCGCCTCCAAGCCCATCGCGCGTTTTCCCCGCGTGTACAAACACGTGAGCTCGAAGACCGTGCTCACCCTCGAGTTCTTCGACGGTCGCAAGGTCGACAAGGCCGTGGCCGATGGCTTCGACGGTCCGCGCATCGCGAAAGAGGCCCTCGCCGTGGTCATCAAAATGGCCTTCGAGGACGGCTTCTTCCACGCCGATCCGCACCCCGGCAACGTCATCGTGATGGGCACGCCCGAGCAGCCCATCATCGGTCTCATCGACGTCGGCATGGTCGGCCGCCTCTCGCCCGAGCTTCGCGACTACACCGTCGACCTCATGGTCGCCGCCTATCGGAAAGACTCCTACGGCGTGGCCGACGCGCTCTACAAAATCGGCCGCCCGACGAAGAAGGTCGACATGCGCGAGTACCGCGCCGAAGCGGCCATGCTCGCGGAGAAGTACTTGGGCCGCCCGCTTCGCGAAATCGAGATGTCCGCGATGATCCGCGATCTAGTGCAAGGCGCCATGAAGTACGGCATCGAGATCCCCACCGACTTCATGCTCGTCGGCAAAGCGCTGATGACCATCGAGGGCATCGGCAAGCAACTCGATCCTGATCTCGACGTCTTCGGCAGCGCGGGCCCGCACTTCATCGAGATCTTGCGCCTTCGCTATTCGCCGCAAAAACTAGGCAGCGAATTGCTGCGCGGCGTGGGCCAGCTCTCGCGCACCGGTTACGACATGCCGATGCAGGTCGGCGAGGTGCTCGAGGATCTCCGCCTCGGACGCCTCGCCCTGCGCACGCTGGATCCCGAGCTTCCGCGCGCCACGGATCGACTCGGACGGCGCATCTTCACGGGCGCCATCCTCGCCGCACTCATCACCAGCGGCACCTTGCTGCTCTCACACGGCGTCCACGAAGTGCTCGCCCAGGCCATGCTCGTCGTGGCCGGCGTCGTGTGGCTCGGGCACACCGTCCTAGATTTGTGGCGCGGCCCGAAGAAGCTTTAA
- a CDS encoding ATP synthase F0 subunit C, with amino-acid sequence MSTSKKLAPVLAALATLLISSAAFAAETADKYAVDGDVRKWGTIGAGVAIGLAVLGGGLGQGRAASAALEGIARNPGAAARIQTPMILGLALIESLVLFSLVVSLFILGKI; translated from the coding sequence ATGTCGACCTCGAAGAAGCTCGCTCCCGTACTCGCCGCCCTGGCGACGCTACTCATCTCCTCCGCCGCCTTTGCCGCCGAGACCGCTGACAAGTACGCCGTCGATGGCGACGTCCGGAAGTGGGGCACGATCGGCGCCGGCGTCGCGATCGGACTCGCGGTGCTCGGTGGCGGCCTCGGTCAGGGTCGCGCTGCCAGTGCAGCCCTCGAAGGCATCGCCCGCAACCCGGGTGCAGCCGCTCGTATCCAGACCCCGATGATTCTCGGTCTGGCGCTCATCGAGTCGCTCGTTCTCTTCTCGCTCGTCGTCTCGCTGTTCATCCTCGGGAAGATCTGA
- the atpB gene encoding F0F1 ATP synthase subunit A: MPEHTSFFTYLIAKLPFFKDFAHALGHTATGQEVTTHTIEPFVVSVFIVILLSLLAFAAKAKIVAPKGIADEAIVPEDKLTSRTFLELFVGYVYDTMKDAMGPKRAKKYFPVVGTSAIFIFFGNLLGLIPGFAPPTSSWNITLGCALVVFFAFNYYGLKENGIGYIKHLAGPVWWLAFLIFPLEVMSLIIRPITLSVRLMLNMSVDHLLVSIFHTLVALVVPVAVMLLGTLVIAVQAYVFTLLATVYISLATEHDEHIEDHQPGKKHDITRVPVQPPA; the protein is encoded by the coding sequence ATGCCGGAGCACACCTCCTTTTTCACCTACCTGATCGCGAAACTGCCCTTCTTCAAGGACTTCGCCCACGCCCTCGGCCATACGGCTACCGGGCAGGAGGTGACGACGCACACGATCGAGCCGTTCGTCGTGAGCGTCTTCATCGTGATCCTGCTCTCGCTGCTGGCGTTCGCGGCCAAGGCCAAGATCGTGGCGCCGAAGGGCATCGCGGACGAGGCGATCGTTCCGGAGGACAAGCTCACCTCCCGCACGTTCCTCGAGCTGTTCGTGGGCTACGTCTACGACACGATGAAGGACGCCATGGGGCCGAAGCGCGCCAAGAAGTACTTCCCCGTGGTGGGCACGTCGGCCATCTTCATCTTTTTCGGCAACCTGCTCGGTCTCATCCCGGGGTTTGCGCCCCCCACGTCGTCGTGGAACATCACGCTCGGCTGCGCGCTCGTCGTCTTCTTCGCCTTCAATTACTACGGCTTGAAGGAGAACGGCATTGGCTACATCAAGCACCTGGCCGGCCCGGTCTGGTGGCTCGCCTTCCTCATCTTCCCGCTCGAGGTGATGAGCCTGATCATCCGGCCGATCACGCTGTCGGTTCGTTTGATGCTCAACATGTCGGTCGACCACCTTCTCGTGTCGATCTTCCACACCCTCGTGGCCCTCGTGGTGCCGGTGGCGGTCATGCTGCTCGGTACCTTGGTCATCGCCGTCCAGGCGTACGTCTTCACCCTGCTGGCCACCGTCTACATTTCGTTGGCGACGGAACATGACGAGCACATCGAGGACCATCAGCCCGGAAAAAAACATGACATCACCCGGGTTCCCGTGCAGCCCCCCGCGTGA
- a CDS encoding ATP synthase subunit I, translated as MTTDEKNGARIPALRPVLIVGALLTLGAAIAFDVHTAVSTAAGVAVAVLDLWVITRMVTIITGIDPSQQGSRWAPVVLVKFLVLFSGVIILLSLKVILPLPFLAGLGALPIGIVIQGLFPG; from the coding sequence ATGACCACGGATGAAAAGAACGGCGCGCGCATTCCCGCGCTGCGTCCCGTTCTGATCGTGGGCGCCCTGTTGACCTTGGGCGCGGCCATCGCGTTCGACGTGCACACCGCCGTGTCGACGGCCGCGGGGGTCGCCGTTGCGGTGCTCGACCTCTGGGTGATCACGCGCATGGTCACGATCATCACGGGCATCGACCCTTCTCAGCAGGGCTCCCGCTGGGCCCCCGTCGTTCTCGTTAAGTTCCTGGTCCTCTTCAGCGGGGTCATCATTCTTTTGTCGCTGAAAGTCATCCTTCCGCTGCCATTTTTGGCGGGACTTGGGGCACTACCGATCGGCATTGTGATCCAGGGTCTCTTTCCCGGGTGA
- a CDS encoding AtpZ/AtpI family protein produces MKQFGRYAAVGFEFFALIAAGFLGGRFLDARLGTGYLVWIGLTVGTFASFRTLFRMAQLEQRALEKEDRENEESSERDRHDHG; encoded by the coding sequence GTGAAGCAATTCGGACGATATGCAGCGGTGGGCTTCGAGTTTTTCGCGCTCATTGCCGCCGGCTTTCTCGGGGGGCGCTTTCTCGACGCGCGCCTCGGCACCGGCTACCTCGTGTGGATCGGGCTAACGGTCGGCACGTTCGCAAGCTTCCGCACCCTCTTCCGCATGGCCCAACTCGAACAGCGCGCACTCGAAAAAGAAGACCGAGAGAACGAAGAAAGCAGCGAGAGGGATCGCCATGACCACGGATGA